The sequence ACCTCGATGGTGGTGCTGGGGATGATGTGATTGTTGGTGGCTTGGGCAACGACGCACTGGTGGGTGGCGCAGGCAATGACCGGTTTGCGTTCTCTACCGGTGCCCTGTTCGACCCCGTTACTATCGGCAACGATTTGATTGCCGACCTGGAGGCGGGTGACTTCATCGTCTTGAGCAAAACCACCTTCACTGCCTTCACTGCTTCCAGTGGGGATGTGATCAGTGGCGGCACGGCGATTGCGGCGGCGGACTTTGAGACGATTGCTACCGGCGGTGCGGCGGCGGCTGGTGCTTCCTCTGCCCTGATCGTCTATGAGACCTCGACCGGTGCGTTGTACTACAACCAGGATCGGGCTACCGCTGGTTTGGGTACGGGTGGGCAATTTGCTACCATCAGCGGTGCGCCTACGTTGACCGCAAGCCAAATCCTGATTGTTGGTTAGTCCACTTCCACTTAATCTCACCAGTCTCTCACTGAGACATTAGCCAACGGCTCCCCAGGTACTCCTTGGGGGGTCGTTTTTCTTCTCTATAAAAATGTCCCGGTCAAACTCACCCCGACCGATTGGCGAGAATGTTACACCCCTGCGACCGTTTATTTCTAAATATCCTAAATAGAGGTTTCCTTATGTTTCACATACCGATATAACCAGGATTTGGAAATCCCTGTCGCCCGGGATATAGCGGCAATTGAAACCCGTTTTGTTAACATTTCATCCACTAATTGTTTTTGCTCCTCGGAAATATATTTCTTCTGGGCATCCGGGGTAAATTGCCGATGACAGTCGTAGCACATATACCGTTTTTTCCCGTTGTGAATGCGCCCGTACTTGACCACGTTCTCGGACTGGCAATAACGGCACACAACTGCGCTCATCGGTTCACCTATTCCGCTTGACTACGATTGGACTACTATGGTAACCATTACAAGGATAGCACTACCGAAAGTTCTTTTGCCAGAAGGTCGCATCCCGAAACCCGTTGGGGAACGTCACGATTTCTTGCACCCCGGTTGCCAGCCATTTCACCGGAATTTGCCCCGTGGTGACTTCCGTTTCCCCCACGATCACACAGGCTTTGCTCCCCAATTTATCCGCCCGTTTGATTTGCTTGCCCAGACTGCTTTGACTCACGTCCATTTCCACCCGCAGACCGTGCCCCCTAAGCATCTGGCTGATTTGTAAGGAGAGGGTCGCCGTCCCTGCCCCTTGCGAAACGACATATATATCCAGTTCGGGGGCTGGGGGTTCCCCCTGTTTTTGCAACAGCACCACCAACCGTTCCAAGCCCATCGCCCAACCCACCGCCGGGGTTGCCGTGCCCCCCAATTCCTCCACCAGGTGGTCGTAGCGTCCCCCGCCCCCCACCGCCGACTGCGCCCCCAAATCCTGGGTGGTGATTTCAAACGCCGTCCGGGTGTAATAGTCCAACCCCCGCACCAATCGGGGATTCAATTCATACGCCAAGCCCAACGCCTGTAAGCCCTCTTGCACCTGCTCAAAATGCTGTTGCGCCGCCTTGCCCAGGTATTGGGGGAGGAGGGGAGCCGTGCGGAGAATGGCTTGGGTGGCGGGGTCTTTGCTGTCCAGGATACGCAGGGGGTTTTTGGTCAACCGCACCTGGGAATCCGGGTCCAAATCGGCGGCGTAGGGGGTTAAATACTCGACCAGGGCGGCTTTGTAGCGTTGCCGGTCCGCTGGGTCGCCCACGGAATTTAGTTCTAAAGTTAAATTGGGTATCCCCAGAGCTTGCAAAAACTCCAAGGCAACCGCCATCACCTCCACATCCACCCGGGGGTCTTCACTGCCAAAGACTTCCACGCCCAGTTGGTGAAATTGCCGCTGTCGCCCCGCCTGCGGACGTTCGTAGCGGAACATGGCTCCCTGGTACCAGCACCGTTGCACCCCCTGGGAGAGCCGCTTGTGTTCGATCAAACTCCGCACCACCCCCGCCGTTCCCTCCGGGCGTAGGGTCAAACTCCGTTCCCCCCGGTCCGTGAAGGTGTACATTTCTTTACTAACAATGTCGGTACCCTCGCCGATGCCCCGCTGGAATAATTCCGTGGCTTCAAACAGGGGGGTACGGATTTCCTGGTAATTGGCTCGCCCTAGGATGTCCCTGGCGTGTTGTTCCAGGTATTGCCACAGGCGGATTTCGGTGCCCCAAATATCCCGGGTACCCCGGATGGCTTGCAGGGGTGCGCTGGTCATGGTGGACGCTGAGGTTAACCCCCTTGTTCTAACACGTTCTGGGGGCAAAATCCCTCCCCGGTTGCCCAGGAAGGGAAGCGAACCGTTACAGGTCTTTTTTCACCAGGTAAAAGTCCACCTTTTCGGGGTAGTCGGTTTCCCGCCGTTTTTGCAATTCCTCTACGGTTTTCGGGGGTGGTTCGATCACCCGTTCCCCTTTTTGCCAGTTGGCGGGGGTGGCGACTTTGTTGGCACGGCTGGTCTGTAAGGAGTCCAAAAGCCGCAGAATTTCATCCAAATTGCGCCCGTTGGTCAGGGGATAGTAAATCAGGGCTTGGATGATCCCATCCGGGTCAATGAAAAAGACCGCCCGCACCGTAGCGGTGGAACTGGCTCCTGGATGCACCATGCCATACAGGCTCGCCACCTGCATATCCAGGTCGGCAATGATGGGGAAGGGCAATTCAATGTTGAAATTCTGACGGATATTTTCCACCCAGGCGATGTGGGCGTGGATGCTGTCAATGCTCAAGCCCAGCAGTTTGGCGCCCCGTTTTTCAAATTCCTCATTCATTCGGGCTAAGCCCACCATCTCCGTGGTACAGACTGGGGTAAAGTCCGCCGGATGGGAAAACAAAATCACCCAATTCCCCCGGTAATCCGAGAGTTTTTTCATGCCGTGGGTGGTCATCACCTCAAAATCCGGGGCGGGGTCCCCAATGCGGGGAATGGGTTTGAGCGCCACTGCTTCAGTCATTGCGACACCTCCAAATTGATTTGGGCACTTATCATCACCTAATAGGATACTCAAAAAACTCGCATTTTCCGATCAAGTTAAGGGATTTTTAAGACAGCCAGTGGTGGAGGGCGACCCCGAGGACGAACCCCAAGCCCCCGAAGCGTACCGCCTGCCAAAAGGGTTGTTTGAAGCTACTCCAGGTGAGTAGTTGGCTTTCCAGGGTCACTTCCAGTTCCGCCAGTTGTCGTTGGAGTTGCTGGAGTTCCGCCTGGGCTTCCCGGTTTTTGTAGCGGCGCAGATGTTCCCGGACTTGGGTGTGCCGTGGTTGCAGTTCGGAGCGGGCTTTTTGAGCGGTCTGCACCTGGTGATAGCGGGCTTTGAGTGCCATCAGGTCGTTTTCCAGTTGGGCGAGGGCTTGTTCCCAGTCCGCCGCTGACGGTGGTTCGCTCACGTGGATTACAATTGAGGAAATGCACCTTCATTGTATCCCGATGGCTGGCATGGAACCCGAGACGCAACAATTGGCGCAAGCCCTGTGTGACCGCCTGCGGATTACGCCGGAGCAGTGGCATCGTTTGAAAAATAATCGCCATGCCCGTGCCGCTGAGCAGTTAGCCGCCGCTTTGAGCTATCTCCTGCATGACCAGCCGGAACAGGCTTTGGCTCATACCCAGCAGGCGCAGGGTTGGTTAGACCGTTCCCTGAAAGCCCCCCCCTGCCCAGAGCATGGTTGAACCCTGGGCAACCCCACTGATTTTTGGTTAAAATCACTATAATTTACCCTTACCGAGGCGGACGATGGCAGTTCCCCAACGGTTAGCCTTATTTGGCACCAGTGCTGACCCCCCGACGTTGGCACACCGGCAGATTATCCAGTGGTTGGG comes from Synechococcus sp. C9 and encodes:
- the hisS gene encoding histidine--tRNA ligase is translated as MTSAPLQAIRGTRDIWGTEIRLWQYLEQHARDILGRANYQEIRTPLFEATELFQRGIGEGTDIVSKEMYTFTDRGERSLTLRPEGTAGVVRSLIEHKRLSQGVQRCWYQGAMFRYERPQAGRQRQFHQLGVEVFGSEDPRVDVEVMAVALEFLQALGIPNLTLELNSVGDPADRQRYKAALVEYLTPYAADLDPDSQVRLTKNPLRILDSKDPATQAILRTAPLLPQYLGKAAQQHFEQVQEGLQALGLAYELNPRLVRGLDYYTRTAFEITTQDLGAQSAVGGGGRYDHLVEELGGTATPAVGWAMGLERLVVLLQKQGEPPAPELDIYVVSQGAGTATLSLQISQMLRGHGLRVEMDVSQSSLGKQIKRADKLGSKACVIVGETEVTTGQIPVKWLATGVQEIVTFPNGFRDATFWQKNFR
- a CDS encoding peroxiredoxin yields the protein MTEAVALKPIPRIGDPAPDFEVMTTHGMKKLSDYRGNWVILFSHPADFTPVCTTEMVGLARMNEEFEKRGAKLLGLSIDSIHAHIAWVENIRQNFNIELPFPIIADLDMQVASLYGMVHPGASSTATVRAVFFIDPDGIIQALIYYPLTNGRNLDEILRLLDSLQTSRANKVATPANWQKGERVIEPPPKTVEELQKRRETDYPEKVDFYLVKKDL
- a CDS encoding DUF2203 domain-containing protein: MSEPPSAADWEQALAQLENDLMALKARYHQVQTAQKARSELQPRHTQVREHLRRYKNREAQAELQQLQRQLAELEVTLESQLLTWSSFKQPFWQAVRFGGLGFVLGVALHHWLS
- a CDS encoding DUF6439 family protein — translated: MAGMEPETQQLAQALCDRLRITPEQWHRLKNNRHARAAEQLAAALSYLLHDQPEQALAHTQQAQGWLDRSLKAPPCPEHG